The nucleotide sequence GATAGAGTACATTCAACACTTGGATATCAATCCCCAGTTGAATATAGAGTAAATGATTCCTTATAATAATTGTCCATTAAAGTGTTGACAGTCCAGTTTTATAATTATATTAATAAGGAAAGCGAAGTGAATGAAATGAATAATGATAAAATTTTAAAAATGAGTTTTACTAAAATTTATGATTTATATCTTCAAAAGGCGATAAAGAAAAACCGCACTAAAGAAGAGGTTGATTTAATTATTTGTTGGTTGAGTGGATATAGTGCTGATGAACTAGCTAATATCTTAAAAAAAGATGTTGATGTGGCTTCGTTTTTTAATGAGGCAAAAAATTTCAATGTGAATGCTAATTTAATTAAAGGTGTTGTATGTGGCGTAAGAGTTGAAGATGTTACAAATCCTCTTGTTCAAAAGGTGCGATATTTAGATAAATTAATTGATGAATTAGCCAAGGGAAAATCTATGGATAAAATAATTAGAAAATAATATTTTTAGATAAATTTATTTCTAATTAATTATATATAACAAAAAACAGATATACATTAAGTTAAGCATATCTGTTTTTTTATCTGTTTTGAATTAGTTATTATATCTTGTTTTTAAACTTTAATTTTATATTAAGTTAAAATTATTTAATATAATATAAAGAATTGTGGATAAAACTATTGAAAAGGACATAATAATGTAATTGATATTGTATTTAGAAGTAATTCTTTTAAATAGTATATTTAAAACAACGACATATATTATTATAAATATAAATGAGATTAGAATAGAATAATTACTGTTATAGTTGATTAAATAATTTTTTGATATAAATATCAATATAAAATTAATGATGAATATAATAATGGGTATAATGTTTTTCATAAAAAACTCCAATCGTTTAACTATAAGAATTTAAATTTATCAAAAAAAAACTTATTGAATAAATCAACAAGCTTTACATTTTAAAATGGGGCGATTGACGGGAATCGAACCCGCGAATGACGGTGCCACAAACCGTTGTGTTAACCACTTCACCACAATCGCCAAATCTGGTTACCTCTATATATTACACAAAATCAGAACAAAAGTAAAGAGCAAATTAAGCAAAATTTCAACCTTTTTATAAAAATTAAGAATATTTATGAAAAGATTAGTGGAGTTGATAATTTTTTATTTATAGTCTAAGTAATCAATTTTAAAATTACGATATTGTTTAGGTGTGCAATTAACTTGTTTTCTGAATTTTTCTGTATAATAACTTGCACTTCCAAAGCCAACCATATTTGCAATTTCAGTAA is from Bacilli bacterium PM5-9 and encodes:
- a CDS encoding hypothetical protein (product_source=COG4898; cath_funfam=1.10.8.290; cog=COG4898; pfam=PF09966; superfamily=56784); the protein is MNEMNNDKILKMSFTKIYDLYLQKAIKKNRTKEEVDLIICWLSGYSADELANILKKDVDVASFFNEAKNFNVNANLIKGVVCGVRVEDVTNPLVQKVRYLDKLIDELAKGKSMDKIIRK